One region of Candidatus Saccharibacteria bacterium genomic DNA includes:
- a CDS encoding F0F1 ATP synthase subunit beta: MSGIIVSIKDLVVRVQFDADPPEINELVVADNENKTELLVDHLEVGGIAFCLNVRTDRTLLKGDTAQRAGRGIEVPLGKPTIGRILNALGDPLDGLPAIGPDEAKRKNIMKLPPRTSNFSVAKPEILETGIKVIDFLTPFVKGRKIGVIGGAGVGKTVTTMELINNTAKSDGSLSFFAGIGERIREGHELWDTLRENDLLKNTVMFFAQMNENPVQRSLVGISATAAAEYFRDDQHQDILFFADNMFRYIQARNELSTILDQVPNEGGYEPTVFSDVKVLQDRLSSNENGSITSVQTIYVPADDISDPAVQFIQHEMDSIIVLSRKVAEQGIRPAVDLSLSSSSLLTPEIVGERHYMLSVQVQGLLQKYESLKGIIAIIGENELSPADRADYAKAKKLIVNFSQNMNVMTKHNGIPGDFFTREETLKSIEEIIV, from the coding sequence ATGTCTGGCATAATTGTATCTATTAAAGACCTTGTTGTACGGGTGCAGTTCGATGCCGACCCGCCGGAAATAAACGAGCTTGTTGTCGCTGACAATGAGAATAAAACAGAACTGCTCGTCGACCATTTAGAGGTGGGGGGTATAGCTTTTTGCTTGAATGTGCGGACAGATCGTACTCTGCTGAAGGGTGATACGGCTCAACGAGCCGGCAGGGGCATAGAGGTGCCGCTTGGTAAACCGACAATCGGTCGGATTTTGAACGCACTGGGTGATCCGCTTGACGGCCTGCCCGCAATTGGCCCCGACGAAGCAAAGCGAAAAAACATAATGAAGTTGCCGCCACGTACTAGTAATTTTTCAGTTGCAAAGCCCGAGATACTTGAAACTGGTATAAAAGTTATCGACTTTCTGACACCGTTCGTCAAGGGGCGTAAAATCGGCGTTATCGGTGGTGCGGGCGTGGGCAAAACAGTGACCACGATGGAGCTTATCAACAATACCGCAAAAAGCGACGGAAGTCTTTCGTTCTTTGCGGGCATTGGGGAACGTATTCGTGAAGGGCACGAACTATGGGACACGCTCCGCGAAAACGACTTGCTTAAAAATACTGTGATGTTTTTTGCTCAGATGAATGAAAACCCTGTTCAGCGCTCACTTGTCGGCATTTCGGCAACTGCCGCCGCCGAATATTTTCGTGACGACCAGCACCAGGACATTCTCTTCTTTGCCGACAACATGTTCCGCTATATACAGGCGCGTAACGAACTGAGCACCATTCTCGACCAAGTACCGAACGAAGGTGGCTACGAACCGACGGTCTTCTCAGACGTTAAAGTTCTGCAAGACCGTTTGAGTTCAAACGAAAACGGCTCAATAACCTCAGTGCAAACAATCTATGTTCCGGCAGATGATATTTCGGATCCTGCGGTGCAATTTATTCAGCACGAAATGGACTCAATCATCGTTCTTTCTAGAAAAGTCGCCGAGCAAGGTATTCGTCCGGCAGTTGACCTCTCGCTTAGCAGCTCAAGTCTTCTGACGCCAGAAATTGTTGGCGAGCGACATTATATGCTCAGTGTGCAGGTGCAGGGGCTGCTACAGAAGTACGAGTCGCTCAAAGGCATCATTGCTATCATTGGTGAAAACGAACTTTCCCCAGCTGACCGCGCCGACTACGCCAAAGCAAAAAAACTCATAGTCAATTTTTCACAAAACATGAATGTCATGACCAAGCACAACGGCATACCGGGCGACTTCTTTACTCGCGAAGAAACACTGAAGAGTATTGAGGAGATTATAGTTTAA